A window of the Synechococcus sp. JA-3-3Ab genome harbors these coding sequences:
- a CDS encoding IS607 family transposase, with translation MARYVKPREAADYFGVCLHTLRRWEQKGWIHAVRTPSGRARRYDLDSYIRAPKKDKRVVLYARVSSRGQKPDLERQIARLVNLYPGAEVVGEIGSSLDFKRPKFLALLERVRAGDVGTIVVAHRDRLCRFGFEFVEWYCRQYGCEILVLDDDHLSPQQELVEDILTILHCFSSRLYGLRKYRAAIEKDTDLSGASAG, from the coding sequence ATGGCTAGGTATGTAAAACCGAGAGAAGCGGCGGATTATTTTGGGGTGTGTCTCCACACCTTGAGGCGATGGGAACAGAAAGGCTGGATCCATGCAGTACGTACACCATCCGGTAGGGCGAGAAGGTATGACCTCGACAGCTACATCAGAGCACCCAAGAAGGACAAACGAGTCGTTTTGTACGCCCGAGTTAGCAGTCGAGGGCAGAAACCAGACTTGGAAAGACAGATTGCAAGACTGGTTAACCTCTACCCTGGAGCCGAGGTGGTCGGAGAGATTGGCAGCAGTCTCGACTTCAAAAGACCAAAGTTCCTTGCCTTATTGGAACGAGTTCGTGCGGGAGATGTCGGAACAATTGTGGTCGCTCACCGGGATCGACTCTGCCGGTTTGGATTTGAGTTCGTTGAGTGGTACTGCCGTCAATACGGGTGCGAAATCTTGGTTCTCGATGACGATCACCTTTCTCCCCAACAGGAACTGGTTGAGGATATCCTCACCATCCTGCACTGCTTCAGCAGTCGGCTCTACGGACTCAGAAAATACCGGGCTGCAATCGAGAAAGATACGGATTTATCCGGAGCCAGCGCTGGCTAA
- the cas2e gene encoding type I-E CRISPR-associated endoribonuclease Cas2e produces the protein MVVFILENVPASLRGDLSRWLFEIKAGVFVGRVSALVREELWARVTSKIGDGSALMVYSTNSEQGFSARSIGDPSRQLVDIEGVLLVKTY, from the coding sequence ATGGTGGTCTTTATCTTAGAGAATGTCCCCGCAAGTTTGAGAGGAGACCTAAGTCGCTGGCTGTTTGAGATCAAGGCGGGGGTCTTTGTCGGTCGCGTCTCAGCCCTGGTTCGAGAAGAACTGTGGGCACGGGTGACCAGCAAAATCGGCGACGGCTCTGCACTGATGGTCTATTCCACCAACTCAGAGCAGGGATTCTCGGCCAGGAGCATCGGGGATCCCTCGCGGCAGCTAGTAGACATAGAAGGGGTGCTGCTGGTCAAAACCTACTAA
- the cas1e gene encoding type I-E CRISPR-associated endonuclease Cas1e, with amino-acid sequence MIAKTTTKSLRSIPKVRDSISFVYVERCRIEQDAKAIAVLQEDGRYIIPCASLTTLMLGPGTAITHAAIKNLADGLCSVQWVGEDGLRFYASGSHPSSSVERLYHQAKLWADPVQHMEVVRRMYSFRFPEPLKEGLTLEQIRGLEGVRVRTVYSRLSKETGVNWKGRSYKLKEWECADPVNRALSVANTCLYAVCQAALNAVGYSTALGFIHIGKPLSFVYDVADLYKTEITIPVAFKAAAELMPNFESRTRQLCREKFVEHRLMQRIIDDVDAILGFRATQEESSPVGSLWDNEKGAVEGGVSYGEELDEEMSV; translated from the coding sequence ATGATCGCAAAGACAACTACGAAAAGTTTACGATCTATCCCGAAGGTTCGAGATAGCATAAGCTTTGTCTATGTAGAACGGTGCCGAATTGAGCAAGATGCGAAAGCTATTGCCGTTTTGCAAGAAGATGGCAGATATATAATCCCTTGTGCCAGCTTGACCACTTTAATGCTAGGCCCTGGGACAGCAATTACTCACGCTGCCATCAAGAACTTGGCCGATGGGCTCTGCTCGGTCCAGTGGGTTGGCGAAGATGGGCTACGCTTCTATGCCAGTGGATCCCATCCTTCCAGCAGCGTGGAAAGGCTTTATCACCAGGCCAAACTATGGGCAGATCCCGTCCAGCACATGGAAGTGGTTCGGCGTATGTATTCATTTCGCTTTCCCGAACCTCTCAAAGAAGGGCTAACCCTTGAGCAGATTCGCGGACTGGAGGGGGTGCGAGTGCGAACTGTTTACAGCCGCCTTAGTAAAGAAACAGGGGTAAATTGGAAGGGACGCTCCTACAAGCTCAAGGAATGGGAGTGTGCTGATCCCGTTAATCGTGCTCTTTCTGTTGCCAATACTTGCCTCTACGCTGTTTGCCAGGCAGCGCTCAATGCCGTAGGCTATTCAACTGCGTTGGGGTTTATTCACATCGGCAAGCCCTTATCTTTTGTTTATGACGTTGCCGATCTCTACAAGACAGAGATCACCATCCCTGTTGCCTTCAAGGCTGCCGCTGAGTTGATGCCAAACTTTGAGTCGAGAACTAGGCAACTGTGTCGAGAAAAGTTTGTAGAGCATCGGTTGATGCAGAGAATCATAGACGATGTTGATGCCATCCTCGGCTTCAGAGCCACACAGGAGGAGTCAAGCCCTGTAGGATCTCTTTGGGATAACGAGAAGGGAGCTGTTGAGGGGGGAGTGAGCTACGGAGAAGAGTTGGATGAGGAAATGTCGGTCTGA
- the cas6e gene encoding type I-E CRISPR-associated protein Cas6/Cse3/CasE: MYLSRLILNERQLLVQRELSNAHALHQRIMHGFPDQPTKTPRSDWHILYRQEPDGCTILVQSVIQPDWSRLPQGYVQRDPEVKIFDLRPEVLSKGRCFQFRLRANPSKRDKKTRKIVGFFRSEDQLEWLRRQGFQHGFEVLAAEGIPSPQIFGIKKGLSGPVRIHTVLFQGILRVTDSEAFVKAVQQGIGRGRSYGCGLLSLSKISYFPR; encoded by the coding sequence ATGTATCTTTCCCGGCTAATTCTAAACGAGCGACAGCTTCTGGTGCAGCGAGAGCTCAGTAATGCTCACGCTTTGCACCAGCGAATTATGCATGGTTTTCCCGATCAACCTACCAAAACCCCTCGCTCCGATTGGCATATTCTTTACCGTCAAGAACCTGATGGCTGCACCATCCTGGTGCAATCGGTCATTCAGCCGGATTGGTCTCGCTTGCCACAGGGTTATGTCCAAAGGGATCCAGAAGTCAAAATCTTCGACCTGAGGCCAGAAGTTCTAAGTAAGGGAAGATGCTTTCAGTTCCGACTCCGAGCAAATCCCAGCAAGCGAGATAAGAAGACCCGCAAGATTGTTGGCTTTTTTCGCTCTGAGGATCAACTGGAATGGCTCCGCCGCCAGGGCTTTCAGCATGGGTTTGAGGTGTTGGCTGCAGAAGGGATCCCATCGCCGCAAATATTTGGGATCAAAAAGGGGCTCTCCGGGCCAGTTCGTATCCACACCGTTTTGTTCCAGGGCATATTGCGGGTAACTGATTCTGAAGCTTTTGTTAAAGCAGTACAACAAGGAATTGGGCGAGGACGCTCCTACGGATGTGGACTTCTATCGCTCAGCAAGATCAGTTACTTTCCACGCTAG
- the cas5e gene encoding type I-E CRISPR-associated protein Cas5/CasD, whose translation MTTLLMRLRAPMMSWGDHSQFDYRDSRREPTKSAVIGILCAALGRPRWEPVDDLAALKMGVRVNKEGILCKDFHTVQIKETISNRYYVADGDYLVGLEGDPNLLRTLDQALQKPYWQVFLGRKSFIPSRPLRVGLVEQPLLEALRQHPYECSRRGKRPSQLRFVLEVSESLDVRQDVPLSWQPRRFGCRAVETEYHELPEAICIFPG comes from the coding sequence ATGACTACGCTTCTCATGCGATTGCGGGCTCCGATGATGAGCTGGGGCGACCACAGCCAGTTTGATTATCGCGATAGCCGTCGTGAGCCTACAAAGTCGGCGGTGATCGGGATCCTCTGTGCGGCACTGGGTCGCCCTCGCTGGGAACCTGTTGATGATCTGGCTGCCCTGAAAATGGGGGTGCGAGTAAACAAGGAAGGGATCCTTTGTAAGGATTTCCACACAGTACAAATAAAAGAGACGATCAGCAATCGCTACTACGTAGCAGATGGGGATTACCTGGTGGGATTGGAAGGGGATCCTAATTTGCTGAGAACTTTGGATCAAGCTCTGCAAAAACCTTACTGGCAAGTGTTTCTGGGACGGAAAAGCTTTATTCCCAGCCGCCCTTTGCGAGTGGGGCTTGTGGAGCAGCCTTTGCTGGAAGCTTTGCGTCAGCACCCTTATGAGTGTTCTAGACGCGGGAAGCGTCCCTCCCAACTCCGCTTTGTTTTGGAGGTCTCTGAGAGTCTGGATGTGCGCCAAGATGTGCCTTTGAGCTGGCAGCCGCGGCGCTTCGGTTGCCGGGCTGTGGAGACGGAATACCATGAACTCCCGGAGGCGATATGTATCTTTCCCGGCTAA
- the cas7e gene encoding type I-E CRISPR-associated protein Cas7/Cse4/CasC: MRLEIHLIQSFPPANLNRDENGMPKSTIFGGRPRARISSQCQKRAVRKYYHQYAELDPAHFAARSRNWLPELKSKLVKAGIPDEQAGMAARLALEQGLKLKFNDKNEATTIVFLGKTELDAIAEILIKNWSAIESGLREEKPKLPQKIAKAIEKALVDTGKPGDVALFGRMMASLPTVNVDAAVQVAHAISINALQQEFDFFTAVDDLGSSEDTGADHMGETGYNSSTYYRFAVLDKKQLVENLGGTEHLGSIIKAFATAFIHAVPSGHQNGFAAHTRPALVMAVVREGQPISLVDAFENPVAPSGGFSLLENAVKALDEYWGSLVKMYGEADVQYKGVVVLDRLAARLNVLKSSKKDSVEELLKSALKAFGVASNGQGA, translated from the coding sequence ATGCGACTGGAAATTCATTTGATTCAAAGTTTCCCTCCTGCCAACCTAAACCGCGATGAAAATGGCATGCCTAAATCTACGATATTCGGCGGTCGTCCACGAGCGCGAATCTCTAGCCAGTGCCAGAAGCGGGCAGTGCGAAAATACTATCACCAATATGCTGAGCTAGACCCGGCTCACTTTGCCGCTCGCTCTCGCAACTGGCTCCCTGAGTTGAAATCTAAGCTTGTGAAGGCAGGGATCCCTGATGAGCAAGCTGGAATGGCCGCTCGGCTTGCCTTAGAGCAAGGGCTTAAGCTCAAGTTTAATGATAAAAATGAAGCCACCACCATTGTATTTTTGGGGAAGACGGAACTTGATGCAATTGCCGAAATCTTAATCAAAAACTGGTCTGCCATTGAATCCGGATTGCGAGAGGAAAAGCCCAAACTTCCCCAAAAAATAGCCAAGGCGATCGAAAAAGCTTTGGTTGATACAGGAAAACCCGGTGATGTAGCTTTGTTTGGTCGGATGATGGCCTCGCTACCCACAGTCAATGTCGATGCTGCTGTTCAGGTAGCCCATGCAATTAGTATCAATGCCCTACAACAAGAGTTCGACTTCTTTACAGCCGTAGACGACCTGGGCAGTAGTGAGGACACCGGAGCCGATCACATGGGCGAGACGGGGTACAACAGCTCTACATACTACCGCTTTGCTGTTCTCGACAAGAAACAGTTGGTTGAAAACCTAGGCGGAACTGAACATCTAGGATCCATCATCAAGGCTTTTGCTACGGCTTTCATTCATGCTGTGCCCAGTGGACATCAAAACGGATTTGCCGCTCACACTCGGCCAGCATTGGTGATGGCAGTAGTTCGGGAAGGGCAGCCTATTTCCTTAGTGGATGCCTTTGAAAATCCGGTTGCTCCCAGTGGAGGATTTAGCCTACTGGAAAATGCCGTTAAAGCTTTAGATGAGTATTGGGGATCACTGGTCAAGATGTATGGAGAAGCTGACGTGCAGTATAAAGGCGTTGTTGTCCTTGATAGGCTGGCTGCGAGACTCAATGTACTCAAGTCTAGCAAGAAAGATTCTGTAGAAGAGCTCTTAAAAAGTGCTCTCAAAGCCTTTGGCGTGGCCAGCAACGGCCAAGGAGCTTAG
- the casB gene encoding type I-E CRISPR-associated protein Cse2/CasB, giving the protein MSTTQISSHNRLERAKKFLQEIKDRLKNDTGAKAAFKRALSGEHHHLRKIYPFVLPYLQGIPEQEQDIWIFVACLSVYHDQDMEPEVSNFAKSCRELQDSTESKGPERRFRALLETDLDYTEYPIIALVKQMKSKKDRKISVYYPQLIADLCLWNHPDQVVQDRWAKTFWQVSSSGSAKAEETDDVSSEVSDDLREDVG; this is encoded by the coding sequence ATGTCTACAACTCAAATCTCTTCCCATAATCGACTGGAACGGGCAAAAAAGTTCTTACAAGAAATCAAGGATCGCCTCAAAAACGACACCGGCGCCAAAGCTGCCTTCAAGCGAGCACTTTCCGGCGAGCACCACCACTTACGAAAAATTTACCCCTTTGTACTGCCCTATTTACAAGGGATCCCCGAACAAGAACAGGATATTTGGATCTTTGTGGCGTGTCTCTCCGTTTACCATGACCAAGATATGGAACCAGAGGTCAGTAACTTTGCGAAAAGCTGTCGGGAATTGCAAGACAGCACCGAATCTAAAGGCCCAGAACGAAGGTTTAGAGCTCTTCTAGAGACCGATCTTGACTACACCGAATATCCAATCATAGCTTTGGTAAAGCAAATGAAAAGTAAGAAGGATAGAAAAATTTCTGTTTACTACCCTCAGTTGATTGCTGACCTTTGCTTATGGAACCATCCCGATCAAGTTGTCCAGGATAGATGGGCTAAAACTTTTTGGCAGGTATCTTCCTCTGGATCTGCAAAGGCAGAAGAAACTGATGATGTAAGTTCTGAGGTTTCCGATGATCTCAGAGAGGATGTAGGCTGA
- the casA gene encoding type I-E CRISPR-associated protein Cse1/CasA, translating into METQSFNLTKEKWIPVLDPDFRIQELSLVELFREWESLKEMRGDNPPTTLALYRFLLAIMHRAYLGPKDTDHWKEIFQDNGKRVIKYLQDRQDCFDLFHPTHPFMQDPALPIEKAVPVHSIHTMSTSEVFFHEHEWSGYSISLPEAARLLVRLQGVDITSLRAFYVGQDSGNHSAVNTPTMNVANVLLKGRTLKETLMLNLMRYSPEDEMPSVVAGEDVPTWETKVGYTGQPKKEIPAGYIHYLTFPWRRLRLFSEAGRVQQLAITMGNSLPNGVEARQWECSVAYKEDKPVRLSLHRQLWRDADSFLLTASKQTRPRIVDWLAELKSEELVNNLVVFEVLGMSADQAKPLGWSSARFSVPMQFVTDSELAQSLKSAIGIAENHQQIFRSSKGSPYFSLAEVLKNGETEKLSKALDGESRYWAILDHAFSMLLHDLPQDNQPGADGIIYYGLTTLPAWTKTVQDAARRAFTESIESIRNYQARAAALRTLERKLAELRADPREKKAQKQKAAKKKQKKEQAVVQ; encoded by the coding sequence ATGGAAACTCAGTCCTTTAATCTCACCAAAGAAAAGTGGATCCCTGTACTCGATCCCGATTTTCGAATCCAAGAGTTGTCTTTAGTTGAGTTATTTAGAGAGTGGGAAAGCCTGAAAGAGATGCGAGGAGATAATCCGCCTACTACTTTAGCTCTCTACCGTTTTCTACTGGCAATAATGCACCGAGCCTATCTTGGACCAAAAGATACGGATCACTGGAAGGAAATCTTTCAAGACAATGGAAAGCGAGTTATTAAGTACTTGCAGGATAGGCAAGATTGTTTTGACCTATTCCATCCCACTCACCCCTTCATGCAGGATCCAGCTCTACCTATAGAAAAAGCTGTGCCTGTCCACTCCATCCATACCATGAGCACCTCTGAAGTATTCTTTCATGAACACGAATGGAGCGGCTACAGCATCTCCTTACCGGAAGCTGCTCGACTATTGGTGCGTCTACAGGGAGTTGACATCACTAGCCTAAGGGCATTTTATGTTGGGCAAGACAGCGGCAATCACTCTGCTGTAAACACTCCGACTATGAATGTTGCCAATGTCCTTTTGAAAGGGAGAACCTTAAAAGAGACGCTGATGCTGAACTTGATGCGGTATAGCCCAGAGGATGAGATGCCCAGTGTAGTAGCTGGAGAAGATGTACCCACCTGGGAAACCAAAGTTGGCTACACTGGCCAACCGAAAAAAGAGATCCCTGCGGGATACATCCACTATTTAACCTTTCCCTGGCGGCGGCTGCGGCTGTTTTCAGAAGCTGGGCGAGTGCAGCAATTGGCTATTACTATGGGCAACTCCCTACCCAACGGTGTAGAGGCCCGGCAGTGGGAATGTAGCGTTGCCTATAAAGAAGATAAACCAGTGCGTCTATCTTTACACAGACAGTTGTGGCGGGATGCGGACAGCTTTCTCCTGACGGCTAGCAAGCAAACCCGTCCTCGGATTGTGGACTGGCTAGCTGAGCTCAAGTCAGAAGAATTGGTCAATAATTTGGTTGTGTTTGAAGTGTTGGGTATGAGCGCCGACCAGGCTAAACCTTTAGGATGGAGCTCGGCTCGATTTTCAGTTCCAATGCAGTTTGTTACAGATTCGGAGTTGGCGCAGAGTTTAAAAAGCGCTATTGGAATTGCCGAGAACCATCAACAAATCTTTCGATCTTCTAAAGGTAGCCCCTACTTTTCTCTAGCAGAGGTTCTTAAAAACGGAGAGACTGAGAAGCTATCCAAAGCTTTAGACGGAGAGTCTCGCTACTGGGCAATTCTAGACCACGCTTTCTCAATGCTACTTCATGATTTACCCCAAGATAACCAACCTGGAGCTGATGGAATTATCTACTATGGACTTACCACTCTACCTGCCTGGACTAAGACTGTGCAAGATGCCGCTCGGCGAGCCTTCACCGAGTCCATTGAGTCTATTCGCAACTATCAGGCCAGAGCGGCTGCCTTGCGCACGCTGGAGAGAAAACTAGCAGAGCTTCGTGCGGATCCAAGGGAAAAGAAAGCTCAAAAACAAAAAGCAGCTAAGAAAAAGCAGAAGAAGGAGCAAGCTGTTGTCCAATAG
- a CDS encoding CRISPR-associated helicase/endonuclease Cas3 — MSKSRFWAKTGQGQLREDGRPLYHPVLCHLADTAAVAMEIVQTYLSPLARQQLSVGLGLEGDPLARFCGFMAGCHDLGKVSPAFQFQVSEVGKALVGSRLYGLWRSYPNTGQAAPHGTVTAATLPGFLEELGLPKKLAQKLSAIVGGHHGFFPGLQDIQSLSPDDVGRGEWIPFRREIFQQLQDFVGLKREGIPGRCSNSAAMILAGLATVADWIASNTESFPYANDEPFETYAQGIAEKAQQALKAQGWIAPPTDSPLTFQALFDFISEPRPLQLAAINLKDRLAPPCLVIVEAAMGEGKTEAALYLADHLQHQAGAGGFYIGLPTQATSNAMFERVKSFLQKRYPDAIVNLTLSHGAAALKEDYLDTVCRLDQVYDQEGKGVFASEWHTARKRTLLSPYGVGTPDQALMGAVRARHQFVRLFGLAGRIIILDEIHAYDLYTSTLLERFLEWAAVLGSPVIALSATLPAGTRQRLLAAYARGCGQPPPDSPNAPYPRITALASGAALAQSFAPSEHVRRQLGIRWVRDDQWPAELSQVLSKGGGCVAVICSTVDRAQWVFQHLQKYFPPEELGLFHGRFLFKDREQIEKQCLERFGKNGHLRPSRFVLVATQVIEQSLDVDFDLMISDPAPIDLLLQRSGRLHRHPRDKRPPELSAPYLWIVEPELAEEGKANFRESSSIYDRHILLRSWLALRERCNVQLPEEIDDLIESVYDLEMPIPEALETVHAQDWRESLEKYKVEEEDAKRSRANEVKIPPPNADVRPEQFTYLKKEDDESTIAAVTRLGQPSVATIFLQQGKTGLVFPGSHDPVDLETEPSLPMIRRLLAHSVRIASRQELVKELLRRENPKTWTSALLRNCRYVVLNAEGWAQVGKWRLRLDPNLGITIEKMNS, encoded by the coding sequence ATGAGCAAGTCCCGATTTTGGGCCAAGACCGGACAGGGACAGTTGCGAGAAGATGGCCGACCTCTGTACCATCCCGTCCTCTGCCACCTAGCCGATACGGCAGCTGTGGCCATGGAGATCGTGCAAACCTACCTTAGCCCCCTTGCTCGTCAGCAGCTCTCAGTAGGATTGGGGCTGGAAGGGGATCCCTTAGCTCGCTTTTGCGGGTTCATGGCAGGGTGTCACGACCTAGGCAAAGTCAGTCCTGCCTTTCAATTTCAAGTGAGCGAGGTGGGAAAAGCGCTGGTGGGATCCCGTCTCTACGGCCTGTGGCGCAGCTATCCCAACACTGGCCAAGCAGCCCCTCATGGAACGGTTACCGCCGCAACCTTGCCCGGCTTTCTGGAAGAGCTGGGGCTGCCCAAGAAACTGGCCCAAAAATTGTCAGCTATTGTCGGCGGTCATCATGGCTTTTTCCCGGGACTTCAGGATATTCAAAGTCTCTCCCCCGACGATGTCGGTCGAGGGGAGTGGATCCCATTTCGTCGAGAGATCTTCCAGCAACTACAAGATTTTGTTGGGCTGAAGAGGGAGGGGATCCCTGGCCGCTGCAGCAATTCCGCCGCCATGATCTTGGCCGGCCTGGCAACCGTTGCCGACTGGATTGCCTCGAATACGGAGAGTTTTCCCTACGCCAACGACGAGCCCTTCGAGACCTACGCTCAAGGAATAGCCGAAAAGGCCCAACAAGCCCTGAAAGCCCAGGGTTGGATTGCGCCCCCCACAGACAGCCCTCTTACTTTTCAGGCTCTCTTTGACTTCATCAGCGAGCCGCGACCGCTGCAATTGGCAGCCATTAACCTGAAGGACAGGCTGGCTCCACCCTGCTTGGTCATTGTCGAGGCCGCCATGGGAGAGGGCAAAACCGAAGCTGCGCTCTACCTGGCCGACCACCTGCAGCATCAAGCCGGAGCCGGTGGCTTTTACATCGGCCTGCCTACCCAGGCAACCAGCAACGCCATGTTCGAGCGCGTCAAGTCATTTTTGCAAAAGCGCTATCCCGATGCCATCGTAAACCTAACCCTCAGCCATGGGGCAGCAGCTCTCAAAGAAGATTACCTGGACACCGTCTGTCGCCTGGATCAGGTTTATGACCAGGAGGGCAAAGGCGTTTTTGCCAGCGAGTGGCACACTGCCCGCAAGCGGACGCTGCTCAGCCCTTACGGGGTGGGCACCCCTGATCAGGCTCTGATGGGAGCAGTACGGGCCCGCCACCAGTTTGTCCGCCTGTTTGGTCTGGCAGGCCGCATCATCATCCTGGACGAGATCCACGCCTACGACCTCTACACCAGCACTCTCCTGGAGCGATTTTTGGAGTGGGCAGCCGTTTTGGGATCCCCCGTGATCGCCCTCTCGGCCACCTTGCCCGCCGGTACCCGCCAACGATTGCTGGCTGCCTATGCCAGAGGCTGTGGACAGCCCCCGCCCGACTCACCTAATGCCCCTTACCCTCGCATCACAGCCCTAGCTTCTGGAGCGGCCCTAGCTCAGTCTTTTGCTCCTTCCGAGCATGTGCGCCGTCAATTGGGGATCCGCTGGGTCAGGGATGACCAGTGGCCCGCAGAACTCTCGCAAGTGCTTTCCAAAGGGGGCGGGTGCGTTGCTGTTATCTGCTCAACGGTAGATCGCGCCCAGTGGGTGTTTCAGCATCTCCAGAAGTATTTTCCGCCGGAAGAATTGGGCCTGTTTCACGGGCGCTTTTTATTCAAAGATCGAGAGCAGATTGAGAAGCAATGCCTGGAGAGATTCGGCAAAAATGGACATCTCCGTCCCTCTCGTTTTGTTTTGGTGGCAACCCAGGTCATTGAGCAAAGCTTGGATGTGGATTTTGACTTAATGATCAGCGATCCCGCTCCCATTGATCTTCTCCTACAGCGCTCTGGGCGGCTCCACCGCCATCCGCGGGACAAGCGACCACCTGAGCTATCTGCTCCCTACTTGTGGATAGTGGAACCAGAGCTAGCCGAGGAGGGCAAGGCTAATTTTCGGGAGAGCAGCTCTATCTACGATCGGCACATTCTCCTACGCAGTTGGCTGGCTCTAAGAGAGCGTTGCAACGTGCAACTGCCTGAAGAAATCGACGACCTAATCGAATCGGTATATGACTTGGAGATGCCTATCCCCGAAGCATTGGAAACCGTTCATGCTCAAGATTGGCGAGAGTCTTTGGAAAAGTACAAAGTTGAAGAAGAGGATGCTAAAAGATCTCGAGCTAATGAAGTAAAGATCCCACCGCCAAATGCTGATGTGAGGCCCGAACAGTTTACCTACCTAAAAAAAGAGGATGACGAAAGCACTATCGCTGCCGTTACCAGACTTGGGCAGCCTTCGGTGGCGACAATTTTCTTGCAACAAGGGAAGACCGGTTTAGTCTTTCCCGGCTCTCACGATCCAGTGGATCTAGAAACTGAGCCCAGCCTGCCGATGATTCGTAGGCTACTGGCCCACAGTGTTCGCATTGCTTCCCGCCAGGAGCTTGTAAAGGAGCTGCTGAGGCGGGAAAACCCCAAAACTTGGACATCTGCTTTGCTGCGTAACTGTCGCTACGTTGTCTTGAACGCCGAAGGCTGGGCTCAAGTTGGCAAATGGCGACTGCGGTTGGATCCTAACCTAGGGATCACCATCGAGAAGATGAACAGCTAA
- a CDS encoding helix-turn-helix transcriptional regulator: MKDRFQAPIKVSREKGYHYTDREWRLPTIPLTKGELFALTLGARMLEAYAGSAYAPQLRSAIGRLAQRLPEQEWLDLQQLADERLIFRAGAETHLDWEIWQRLEDACREKRRVWMRYRTASRGDQVSERELDPYLLHIYRGTNPYVIGWCHKRQEVRWFRVDRILALKTLPETFEIDPTFDPKAHLAMIFQHEAGGIPRQVRIWFDAQTAPFIRERRWHPTQVIEENPDGSLILRITVRGMNDVKRWVLGYGRGARVLEPPDLVDMMRQEICEMSRQYVDEEP, from the coding sequence TTGAAGGATCGCTTTCAAGCCCCCATCAAAGTCAGCCGTGAAAAAGGGTATCACTACACTGATCGGGAATGGCGCTTGCCGACGATACCCCTCACTAAGGGGGAGCTGTTTGCCCTGACTTTGGGAGCGAGAATGCTGGAAGCCTACGCCGGATCGGCCTATGCCCCGCAGTTGCGCTCGGCAATTGGGCGGTTGGCGCAACGGCTTCCAGAGCAGGAGTGGCTGGATCTCCAGCAGCTAGCCGATGAGCGGCTCATCTTTCGGGCAGGGGCAGAAACCCATCTGGATTGGGAGATTTGGCAGCGGTTGGAGGATGCCTGTCGGGAGAAAAGACGAGTGTGGATGCGCTATCGCACCGCCAGCCGAGGCGATCAAGTGTCGGAACGGGAGTTGGATCCCTATCTCTTGCACATCTACCGCGGCACCAATCCCTACGTGATTGGCTGGTGCCACAAAAGACAAGAAGTGCGCTGGTTCCGGGTAGATCGGATCCTGGCTCTCAAAACCCTGCCGGAAACTTTTGAGATCGACCCGACTTTCGATCCCAAAGCCCATCTGGCGATGATTTTTCAGCATGAGGCGGGCGGGATCCCTCGCCAGGTAAGAATTTGGTTTGACGCCCAAACGGCACCCTTCATTCGGGAGCGGCGCTGGCATCCGACCCAGGTCATTGAAGAAAACCCAGACGGATCCCTGATTCTGCGCATAACCGTGCGGGGGATGAATGATGTAAAGCGCTGGGTGCTGGGCTACGGCAGAGGAGCCAGAGTGCTGGAGCCTCCGGATTTGGTGGACATGATGCGGCAAGAGATCTGCGAGATGAGCCGGCAGTACGTTGACGAGGAGCCCTAG
- a CDS encoding LAGLIDADG family homing endonuclease, with product MSSKKRFSQEEDNILRQKYASATKAELMSLLPERKSWESIRMRAFKLGLKRSKEARSYEMGKPLEGNFTDHLTEAEKGYIAGLIDGEGSITLSRRVSGRVNPVYSIHISICNTSPKLIEWLNGKFPGKAYTYPRNKSRLGSKPVYAWVVAGNRQCIQFLKEIVNYLVIKRPQAELLIGGYVHLEPKEREELWMKLKQLKKEL from the coding sequence ATGAGTAGTAAAAAGAGGTTTTCTCAGGAAGAAGACAACATTCTTAGGCAGAAATACGCATCGGCTACTAAAGCCGAGTTGATGTCTCTTCTCCCTGAAAGGAAGTCTTGGGAATCGATCCGAATGAGAGCTTTTAAGCTGGGACTCAAGAGAAGTAAAGAAGCTCGTTCCTATGAGATGGGTAAACCGTTGGAAGGTAACTTTACGGATCATCTTACCGAGGCTGAAAAAGGATATATCGCTGGTTTGATAGACGGTGAAGGTTCTATAACGCTTTCTCGAAGGGTTAGTGGTAGGGTTAATCCTGTGTATTCTATTCATATATCTATTTGCAATACAAGCCCCAAGCTTATTGAATGGCTGAACGGGAAGTTTCCGGGAAAAGCATACACTTATCCCCGCAACAAAAGCAGGCTGGGTAGCAAGCCGGTTTATGCTTGGGTCGTCGCAGGAAATAGACAGTGTATCCAGTTCCTCAAAGAAATAGTGAATTACCTTGTTATAAAACGCCCGCAAGCTGAACTCCTCATAGGAGGGTACGTGCATTTGGAACCAAAGGAAAGGGAAGAACTTTGGATGAAACTTAAACAACTCAAAAAAGAACTTTAA